One Oenanthe melanoleuca isolate GR-GAL-2019-014 chromosome 3, OMel1.0, whole genome shotgun sequence DNA segment encodes these proteins:
- the OSTM1 gene encoding osteopetrosis-associated transmembrane protein 1: MAPPWCLCRALLPALALALLGLAAAAGPRQTPALELAQELAEELWSAGLPGDLPELEPECRSLLAAFAESGAALTGCLGRRARPVRLCQGCHGHYRRLLAQYGSIARAVGNSSESHNCAKSILTSDRLQIVVTLSEFFNETWEAANCANCLKNSSEGLSNSTEEFLDLFNKSLTCFEHNLQGQAIDLSPNNYTEVCKNCNETYTKLNDLYNHLQRMNRQGGESAHSAHLCIDVEDAMNITRKLWSRTFNCSLPCSDTVPVIAVSSFILFLPIVFYLSSFLHSKQKKRILILPKRIQSNANLVNIQEKYS; the protein is encoded by the exons ATGGCGCCGCCGTGGTGCCTGTGCCGGGCGCTGCTGCCGGCGCTGGCGCTCGCCCTCCTCGGcctcgccgccgccgcggggccgcgccAGACCCCGGCGCTGGAGCTGGCGCAGGAGCTGGCGGAGGAGCTGTGGAGCGCGGGGCTGCCCGGAGACCTGCCCGAGCTGGAGCCCGAGTGCCGCAGCCTGCTGGCCGCCTTCGCGGAGAGCGGCGCGGCGCTGACGGGCTGCCTGGGCCGGCGCGCCCGCCCGGTGcggctgtgccagggctgccacgGCCACTACCGCCGCCTGCTCGCACAGTACGGCAGCATCGCCCGCGCCGTCGGG AATTCCTCTGAGAGCCACAATTGTGCCAAAAGCATCTTGACCTCAGACAGGCTGCAGATAGTTGTGACCCTTTCAGAGTTCTTCAATGAAACCTGGGAGGCAGCCAACTGTGCAA ATTGTTTAAAGAATAGCAGTGAGGGATTATCAAATTCTACTGAAGAATTCCTGGATTTATTCAATAAATCTCTGACATGTTTTGAACATAACCTTCAG GGGCAAGCCATTGATCTGTCACCAAATAACTACACCGAAGTGTGTAAAAACTGCAACGAAACCTACACGAAATTGAATGACCTGTATAACCACCTGCAGAGGATGAACAGGCAAGGCGGTGAATCCGCGCACTCCGCACACTTGTGCATCGACGTGGAGGATGCA aTGAACATCACTCGGAAGCTTTGGAGCAGGACTTTCAACTGTTCTCTTCCTTGCAGTGATACAGTCCCAGTGATTGCAGTTTCATCCTTTATTCTCTTCCTACCTATTGTTTTTTATCTTAGTAGCTTCCTTCACTCCAAGCAGAAGAAACGGATACTCATTTTGC cCAAGCGCATCCAGTCAAATGCCAATCTTGTGAACATCCAAGAAAAAtacagctga